The following proteins are co-located in the Leptospira weilii genome:
- the coaD gene encoding pantetheine-phosphate adenylyltransferase, with protein MKHLAIYPGSFDPLTNGHLDILQRSLGLFDKVIIAIAVNSNKSTLFSIEERLEFIHKVTQGLKGLEVDTFQGLTVDYCNKVGANSIIRGLRAVTDFDYEYAISLMNKKLAPNVETVFLMSSSEYSFISSTIVKEVARHGRDVSNQVPEIVSKALLKKLSQ; from the coding sequence ATGAAACATTTGGCGATTTATCCCGGCTCCTTTGACCCGTTAACCAACGGACATTTGGATATTCTTCAAAGGTCCTTGGGACTTTTCGACAAGGTGATCATTGCCATTGCGGTCAATTCTAATAAGTCCACTTTGTTTTCAATCGAGGAAAGGCTCGAATTTATCCACAAAGTCACTCAAGGATTGAAAGGTTTGGAGGTTGATACTTTTCAAGGTCTCACCGTGGATTATTGCAATAAAGTTGGAGCAAACAGTATCATTCGAGGACTCAGAGCGGTTACCGATTTCGACTATGAATATGCCATTTCTTTAATGAATAAAAAATTGGCTCCGAATGTAGAAACCGTTTTTCTCATGTCTTCCAGCGAGTATTCTTTTATCTCTTCGACAATCGTAAAGGAAGTCGCAAGACATGGAAGAGACGTTAGCAATCAGGTTCCCGAAATCGTCAGCAAAGCATTACTTAAAAAACTCTCTCAATAA
- a CDS encoding NAD(P)/FAD-dependent oxidoreductase, which yields MSSKSEERPKIAVIGGGAAGFFGAIQIASEGNCDVTLLEKGKQFLSKVKISGGGRCNVTHHCFDPEILSKNYPRGERELRWAFEIFGPEDTIRWYEQRGVLLKPEADGRMFPITDSSETVIQALMQEARKTGVKLKIGVEIHSVKPVPDSKFQIKLKSEDTLEFNKILFATGSGRKAWNWLQALGHTISDPVPSLFTFKIVDSRLEDLSGLTFEKTECSLVEFGYSQIGPLLITHWGISGPAILKLSAKGARELFNKEYETILKVDFVPGMKKDEVRKRIEKEKKLHPSKLISSTPVLGVPRRYWERILKIHSMDPSKKWSDLSSRDLHEITEELTDARFKIFGKGEFKEEFVTCGGVSRKEVNFKTMESKIVPGIYFAGEVLDVDGVTGGFNFQSAWTTSYIAARGILDSV from the coding sequence ATGAGTTCTAAATCGGAAGAACGGCCAAAGATTGCAGTCATAGGAGGAGGGGCGGCGGGATTTTTCGGAGCGATTCAAATTGCTTCCGAAGGGAATTGCGATGTCACTCTTTTGGAAAAAGGAAAACAATTTCTTTCCAAGGTGAAAATTTCCGGCGGTGGAAGATGTAACGTTACGCATCATTGTTTTGATCCGGAAATCTTGAGTAAAAATTATCCTAGAGGTGAAAGAGAACTCCGTTGGGCTTTTGAAATTTTCGGGCCTGAAGACACGATCCGATGGTACGAACAACGGGGAGTCCTATTAAAACCCGAAGCCGACGGAAGAATGTTTCCGATCACGGATTCTTCAGAAACAGTAATTCAAGCGTTAATGCAAGAGGCAAGAAAGACTGGAGTAAAGCTGAAAATAGGGGTGGAGATCCATTCCGTGAAACCGGTACCCGATTCCAAATTTCAAATTAAACTCAAGAGCGAAGATACATTAGAATTTAATAAAATATTATTTGCGACCGGCTCCGGAAGAAAAGCGTGGAATTGGCTCCAGGCACTAGGACATACCATATCGGATCCGGTTCCTTCTTTGTTCACATTTAAGATCGTCGACTCCCGTCTCGAAGATTTGTCTGGGCTTACCTTTGAGAAAACGGAGTGTTCTCTTGTCGAATTCGGTTATTCTCAAATCGGTCCTTTGCTTATCACACACTGGGGAATCAGCGGGCCTGCGATCTTAAAACTTTCCGCAAAAGGCGCAAGGGAATTATTCAACAAAGAATACGAAACAATTCTAAAAGTCGACTTCGTTCCCGGAATGAAAAAAGACGAGGTTCGAAAAAGGATCGAAAAGGAAAAAAAACTTCATCCCTCCAAACTCATTTCGAGCACACCCGTTTTAGGAGTTCCAAGAAGGTATTGGGAAAGAATATTAAAAATTCATTCTATGGATCCGTCTAAAAAATGGTCCGACTTATCCTCTAGAGATTTACATGAAATCACCGAAGAGCTTACAGATGCAAGATTTAAGATTTTCGGAAAAGGGGAATTTAAGGAAGAGTTTGTGACTTGTGGAGGAGTCAGTCGTAAAGAAGTGAATTTTAAAACTATGGAGAGTAAGATCGTTCCTGGAATTTATTTTGCCGGAGAGGTTTTGGATGTGGATGGGGTTACAGGAGGGTTTAACTTTCAGAGCGCATGGACCACGTCTTATATTGCGGCTCGCGGAATTCTCGATTCCGTTTAA
- a CDS encoding MarR family winged helix-turn-helix transcriptional regulator — protein MGTHYKGNNRETAVLNAFIKLSRCSDSIRQLEEKVFSKYGLTTGQFGCLETLIHLGPMCQKEIGQKLFSCEGNITQIIDNLEKRKLVQRVRSKEDRRYIIIHLTPKGRKLVQEAFPDLLVSLIHKFDSLSENQLLDLGDYCKEVGLKAV, from the coding sequence ATGGGAACCCACTACAAAGGAAACAATCGGGAAACGGCGGTCCTGAATGCATTTATCAAGCTTAGCCGTTGTTCCGACTCGATTCGTCAGTTGGAAGAAAAGGTTTTCTCGAAATACGGATTGACAACGGGGCAATTTGGTTGTTTGGAAACGCTTATCCATTTAGGTCCGATGTGCCAAAAGGAAATTGGACAAAAGTTATTTTCCTGCGAAGGAAACATCACTCAAATAATTGATAATCTCGAAAAGAGAAAACTCGTTCAAAGAGTTCGGAGCAAAGAAGACAGACGTTATATCATCATTCACTTAACCCCCAAAGGACGAAAACTCGTACAAGAAGCATTTCCTGATCTTTTGGTTTCTCTGATTCACAAGTTCGATTCTTTGTCGGAAAATCAACTTTTAGACCTTGGTGATTATTGTAAGGAAGTCGGATTGAAAGCAGTATGA
- a CDS encoding DoxX family protein — MLQKFFKTDSDLGSLILRVVAGVVMFPHGAQKLLGWFGGFGFTGTMGFFVGLGIPSPIAFLIIIGEFLGALGLIFGFLTRLSAFGIGIIMIGAAVIHSPYGFFMNWFANQQGEGFEFHLLYIAISVVLFIKGGGKASVDSLIEEKLK; from the coding sequence ATGCTTCAAAAATTTTTTAAAACAGATTCAGATCTCGGATCTCTGATTCTCAGAGTAGTTGCAGGAGTTGTAATGTTCCCGCACGGAGCACAAAAACTTTTAGGCTGGTTTGGCGGTTTTGGTTTTACCGGAACTATGGGCTTTTTCGTCGGGTTAGGGATTCCTTCACCGATCGCATTTCTCATAATCATCGGAGAATTTCTCGGAGCGCTCGGACTGATCTTCGGTTTTCTTACAAGATTATCCGCGTTCGGAATCGGAATTATCATGATAGGAGCGGCCGTAATTCATTCGCCATACGGATTCTTTATGAATTGGTTCGCGAATCAACAAGGAGAAGGATTCGAATTCCACCTTCTTTACATTGCAATTTCCGTAGTTCTTTTTATCAAGGGCGGCGGAAAAGCTTCCGTGGATTCTCTAATCGAAGAGAAACTCAAATAA
- a CDS encoding argininosuccinate synthase, with amino-acid sequence MAQSKPVKKIVLAYSGGLDTSVILTWLKETYGCEVIAFTADVGQKEELSGLEEKGIKTGASKVYIQDLRLEFARDFIFPAIQGNALYEMRYLLGTSLARPLIAKAMVEVAEKEGADAFAHGATGKGNDQVRFELGVKSLAPEKTIIAPWRIWNFGGRSDLIEYAKSKGIPVSITVEKPYSMDRNLMHISYEGGILEDPYREPDEKMFLLTTSPEKAPDAPEYLELDFQEGDCVAINGKKLNPYEIMETLNTIAGKHGVGRVDIVENRLVGIKSRGVYETPGGTVLFLAHRDLESITIDRDTQHHKDKLSIEFAELIYNGHWFSSRMKAVRAFITETQRYVTGTVKVKLYKGTCSVVGRKSSASLYNPKMATFEKEELYNQKDAEGFINIYGLPAQETARLRKK; translated from the coding sequence ATGGCGCAAAGCAAACCTGTTAAAAAAATCGTCCTGGCTTATTCCGGCGGCTTGGATACGTCCGTAATTCTTACTTGGTTGAAGGAAACATACGGTTGCGAAGTAATCGCTTTTACCGCCGACGTGGGCCAAAAAGAAGAACTTTCCGGATTGGAAGAGAAGGGAATTAAAACCGGAGCTTCCAAAGTTTATATCCAAGACCTCCGTTTGGAATTCGCTCGAGATTTTATTTTTCCTGCCATTCAAGGGAATGCACTTTATGAAATGCGTTATCTTCTCGGAACTTCCCTTGCCCGGCCTCTTATCGCGAAAGCAATGGTGGAAGTGGCTGAAAAGGAAGGTGCCGACGCCTTCGCTCACGGTGCGACCGGTAAAGGAAACGATCAGGTTCGTTTCGAACTCGGTGTTAAATCTTTAGCTCCCGAAAAAACAATCATCGCGCCTTGGAGAATCTGGAATTTCGGCGGCAGATCGGATTTGATCGAGTATGCAAAGTCCAAAGGGATTCCGGTTTCCATTACCGTGGAAAAGCCGTATTCTATGGACAGAAACCTTATGCATATTTCTTACGAAGGTGGAATATTAGAAGATCCTTATAGAGAACCGGATGAAAAAATGTTTCTCTTGACAACTTCTCCCGAAAAGGCTCCCGACGCTCCCGAATATTTGGAACTTGACTTCCAGGAAGGAGATTGTGTCGCGATCAACGGTAAAAAACTGAATCCTTACGAAATAATGGAAACTCTCAATACCATCGCGGGTAAACACGGAGTGGGCAGAGTGGACATCGTTGAAAACCGTCTTGTGGGAATTAAGTCCAGAGGCGTTTACGAGACTCCGGGTGGGACGGTATTATTTTTGGCGCATAGAGATTTGGAATCGATTACCATCGATAGGGACACGCAACATCATAAGGATAAGCTTTCCATCGAATTCGCCGAACTTATCTATAACGGCCACTGGTTTTCCTCAAGAATGAAAGCGGTTCGAGCTTTTATTACGGAAACTCAGAGGTACGTAACCGGAACCGTAAAAGTAAAACTCTACAAAGGAACTTGTTCGGTTGTGGGAAGAAAATCTTCCGCTTCTCTGTACAATCCAAAAATGGCAACCTTTGAAAAAGAGGAATTGTATAATCAAAAAGACGCGGAAGGGTTTATCAATATCTACGGTTTACCTGCACAGGAAACGGCTAGGCTTCGTAAAAAATGA
- a CDS encoding nucleoside-diphosphate kinase translates to MSKTFIMIKPDGVKNKHVGNILARIEKEGFKILGLKYLKLSLEDAKQFYKVHSARPFYNDLCNYMSSGPIVAAALERDNAVLHWREVIGATDPKEAAAGTIRALYAESKEANAVHGSDSDENAALEVSFFFKGNELF, encoded by the coding sequence ATGTCTAAAACGTTTATCATGATCAAACCCGACGGAGTAAAAAACAAACACGTCGGAAACATTCTTGCGAGGATTGAAAAGGAAGGATTTAAAATCCTAGGTTTAAAATACCTCAAATTATCTCTCGAAGATGCTAAACAATTTTATAAAGTGCATTCCGCGCGTCCGTTTTACAACGACTTATGTAACTACATGTCTTCCGGTCCGATCGTTGCCGCAGCTTTGGAAAGAGACAATGCTGTTCTTCATTGGAGAGAAGTGATCGGAGCAACCGATCCGAAAGAAGCGGCTGCTGGAACGATTCGCGCTTTGTATGCGGAAAGTAAGGAAGCGAATGCGGTACACGGTTCCGATTCTGATGAAAACGCCGCTCTTGAGGTTTCTTTCTTTTTTAAGGGAAACGAGTTATTTTAA
- a CDS encoding GMC oxidoreductase yields the protein MSLDSTLKRKEILYDYDYIVVGSGFGGSVSALRLSQKGYKVAVLESGKRWNSSEFPKTNWNLRKFLWFPKLFCFGIQRINFLNDVMVLSGAGVGGGSLVYANTLYIPPEPFWKKEIVQKMGGKKGILPFYELAKRMLGVVENPKTWESDRYMQETAKTFGIENTFNKTPVGVHFGKSGIDPFFGGEGPERNSCNDCGGCMVGCRYNAKNTLDKNYLYFAEKAGAIVLPETKVSKLIPLGEDGSEGYEVYTERTTSFFGYPKKIYRVKSVVLSAGVLGTLGLLLKMKEEGILPKLSKQLGQVVRTNSESLIGVTLKNKKADLSHGIAITSSVFPDEHTHIEPVRYSDGADAMNSLAAGVLVDGGGSIPRQLRFLIEVLKHPIHSISLLNPIGFARRTIILLVMQTVDNGIEIVRKRRWIWPFKRTLSSTQESGEKIPTYIPIANEFARRLAKISGGIARSSINEALLDIPATAHILGGCNIGETSETGVIDLQNKVYGYQNLRICDGSMIPANLGVNPSLTITALTERAMSFVPPKEKEIFNFKFEKKWGVIGLFGKVKNAATTTGARKNKLTPRAKSKK from the coding sequence ATGAGTTTAGATTCGACTTTAAAAAGGAAAGAAATTCTTTACGACTACGATTATATCGTAGTCGGCTCAGGTTTTGGAGGAAGTGTCTCTGCACTTCGGCTTTCGCAAAAAGGATATAAAGTGGCCGTTTTAGAATCGGGTAAACGATGGAACAGCTCCGAATTTCCTAAAACTAACTGGAACTTACGCAAGTTCCTTTGGTTTCCTAAACTTTTTTGCTTTGGAATTCAGAGAATCAACTTTCTAAACGACGTAATGGTTTTGAGCGGCGCAGGAGTGGGCGGCGGAAGTCTTGTCTACGCAAATACGTTATATATTCCTCCCGAACCATTCTGGAAAAAAGAGATCGTCCAAAAAATGGGAGGAAAAAAAGGAATCCTTCCTTTCTACGAACTTGCGAAGAGGATGTTGGGCGTTGTGGAAAATCCGAAGACTTGGGAATCAGATCGATATATGCAGGAAACCGCAAAAACTTTCGGAATTGAGAATACGTTTAACAAAACTCCGGTAGGAGTTCACTTCGGTAAAAGCGGCATCGATCCTTTTTTCGGAGGAGAAGGGCCGGAGAGAAATTCCTGCAACGATTGCGGCGGTTGTATGGTCGGTTGTCGTTATAACGCAAAGAATACCCTTGATAAGAATTATCTTTATTTTGCGGAAAAAGCGGGAGCAATTGTTCTTCCGGAAACGAAAGTTTCCAAGCTGATACCGTTAGGTGAAGACGGTTCGGAAGGTTACGAAGTTTATACTGAGAGAACGACTTCTTTTTTTGGTTACCCCAAAAAAATCTATAGAGTAAAATCCGTTGTTCTTTCCGCCGGTGTCTTGGGGACCTTGGGTCTTCTTTTAAAGATGAAAGAGGAAGGAATTCTTCCTAAACTTTCCAAACAGCTGGGACAAGTCGTTCGAACCAACAGTGAATCGTTAATCGGAGTAACACTCAAAAATAAGAAAGCGGATCTATCTCACGGGATTGCGATCACTTCCAGCGTTTTTCCGGACGAACATACTCACATAGAGCCGGTTCGTTATTCGGACGGGGCCGACGCGATGAACAGTTTAGCCGCGGGGGTTCTCGTGGACGGAGGAGGGAGTATTCCGAGACAACTTCGATTTTTGATTGAAGTACTCAAACATCCGATTCATAGTATCAGTTTGTTGAATCCTATCGGGTTTGCAAGAAGGACAATCATTCTTCTTGTAATGCAAACGGTGGACAATGGTATCGAGATCGTTCGTAAGAGAAGATGGATCTGGCCGTTCAAGAGAACTCTTTCTTCCACTCAGGAAAGTGGGGAAAAAATTCCCACTTATATCCCGATTGCAAACGAGTTTGCGAGAAGATTGGCTAAAATTTCGGGAGGGATCGCGAGAAGTAGTATCAACGAAGCTTTGTTGGATATTCCCGCTACCGCACATATATTAGGGGGATGTAATATAGGAGAGACTTCCGAAACAGGTGTGATCGATCTTCAAAACAAGGTTTACGGCTACCAGAATCTTAGGATTTGTGATGGCTCCATGATTCCAGCCAATTTAGGCGTAAATCCGAGTCTTACGATCACGGCTCTTACAGAAAGAGCGATGTCCTTCGTGCCTCCGAAAGAGAAAGAGATATTCAACTTTAAATTCGAAAAAAAGTGGGGTGTTATCGGTCTTTTCGGTAAGGTAAAAAATGCTGCAACTACGACTGGGGCCCGTAAGAATAAACTGACCCCAAGAGCAAAAAGCAAAAAGTGA
- a CDS encoding DUF2779 domain-containing protein — MKSGKGVRSACLETDKFSMKAEYILPNKEFSGTFELVVLKVSSSFKKQHIIEIAFQKFVADESGFPISKCTLLFVNSKFHFQDEIQADSFFVRKDVTDEVMLKGKETAEIARSLFDLLSRKNLPPRFVSNLCSHPRNCLYPEVCLTPNVPGDIFTLREGKEESVRFYEEGIFNLKDIQNTDALTYRQKTQIQTIQTGSAFINQKVFSEFFNRIKYPIYFLDFESINPPIPIYSNSHPFQHVPFLFSLHVIRENLSQEPENFYYIDDGIEDPREKILEKLQELILPGGTILCYNDKFEKRCLEESAAVFPEFKGWLKSIQDDFVDLAKPFWEYDYYHPDQKGSTSLKTILPVITGKSYKDLAIKSGQMANSEFLRAKTEPMPASEKSEIEKNLIEYCKLDTYAMVLILRKIKEWI, encoded by the coding sequence TTGAAATCCGGAAAAGGAGTCAGATCCGCCTGCTTGGAAACGGATAAATTTTCCATGAAGGCGGAATATATTCTTCCCAATAAAGAATTTTCGGGAACTTTCGAATTGGTCGTTCTTAAAGTTTCAAGTTCATTCAAAAAACAACATATTATAGAAATTGCATTTCAAAAATTCGTGGCGGACGAATCCGGCTTTCCCATCTCCAAATGTACTCTTCTTTTTGTGAATTCCAAGTTTCACTTCCAAGACGAAATCCAAGCCGATTCTTTTTTTGTGCGTAAGGACGTCACAGACGAGGTCATGCTCAAGGGAAAAGAAACGGCGGAGATCGCCCGTTCTTTATTCGATCTTCTTTCTAGAAAAAATCTTCCTCCTCGTTTTGTGAGCAATCTTTGTTCTCATCCGAGAAATTGTTTGTATCCGGAAGTCTGTTTGACTCCCAACGTTCCGGGAGACATTTTTACACTTCGTGAAGGAAAAGAAGAATCCGTAAGATTTTACGAAGAAGGGATTTTCAATCTAAAAGACATACAAAATACGGACGCTCTTACCTATCGTCAGAAAACGCAAATCCAAACGATACAGACCGGATCGGCCTTTATCAATCAAAAAGTTTTTTCCGAGTTTTTCAATCGAATCAAATACCCGATTTACTTTTTGGATTTCGAATCCATTAATCCTCCGATTCCGATTTATTCGAACTCCCACCCGTTTCAACACGTTCCATTTTTGTTTTCGTTACACGTTATACGGGAAAATCTTTCCCAAGAGCCCGAAAATTTTTATTATATCGACGACGGAATTGAAGACCCCAGAGAAAAAATATTAGAAAAATTGCAAGAATTGATTTTGCCCGGAGGAACAATTCTTTGCTACAACGATAAGTTTGAAAAAAGATGTTTGGAAGAATCCGCTGCGGTCTTTCCCGAATTTAAGGGCTGGCTCAAATCGATCCAGGACGATTTTGTGGATTTGGCAAAACCTTTTTGGGAATACGACTACTATCATCCCGATCAGAAAGGAAGCACATCGTTAAAGACCATTCTCCCCGTGATCACCGGTAAATCGTATAAGGATCTCGCAATTAAATCCGGTCAAATGGCGAACTCCGAATTTCTCCGTGCCAAAACCGAACCGATGCCCGCCTCCGAAAAATCGGAGATCGAAAAGAATCTCATCGAATACTGCAAACTCGACACCTACGCGATGGTTTTGATTCTTCGTAAAATCAAAGAATGGATTTAA
- a CDS encoding GNAT family N-acetyltransferase, which produces MNTRIIHSELEFKFYTSLGDRESYLLYKEEGDIWDLVSTYVPSELRGKGLAADLVRTALDKARSLNKKIIPSCPYIVTFLNRHPNYNDLVVR; this is translated from the coding sequence ATGAATACGAGAATCATTCATTCCGAGCTAGAATTCAAGTTTTACACTTCTTTGGGCGATCGTGAATCTTATCTATTATACAAAGAAGAAGGCGATATTTGGGACTTAGTTTCGACTTATGTTCCCTCCGAGCTTCGCGGCAAAGGTCTTGCCGCAGATCTTGTACGAACCGCCTTGGATAAGGCTCGTTCCCTGAATAAAAAAATCATTCCAAGTTGTCCGTATATCGTAACTTTTTTAAATAGGCATCCGAATTATAACGATCTGGTCGTAAGATGA